A genomic window from Gossypium hirsutum isolate 1008001.06 chromosome D12, Gossypium_hirsutum_v2.1, whole genome shotgun sequence includes:
- the LOC107946187 gene encoding sterol 14-demethylase, protein MEVNDKLLNTGILIVATLVVAKLISFLIMPRSKKRVPPAVKAWPVIGGLLRFVKGPMVMLREEYPKLGSVFTLNLFNKKITFLIGPEVSSHFFKASESDLSQQEVYQFNVPTFGPGVVFDVDYTIRQEQFRFFTEALRVNKLKGYVDQMVTEAEDYFSKWGDSGEVDLKYELEHLIILTASRCLLGQEVRNKLFDDVSALFHDLDNGMLPVSVIFPYLPIPAHRRRDRARKKLAGIFANIIASRKSAGKSENDMLQCFIESKYKDGRPTTEAEVTGLLIAALFAGQHTSSITSTWTGAYLLRHKEFLSAVIEEQKQIMQKHGNKVDHDILSEMDTLYRCIKEALRLHPPLIMLLRSSHSDFSVKTRDGKEYDIPKGHIVATSPAFANRLPYIYKDPDTYDPDRFSVGREEDKVAGAFSYISFGGGRHGCLGEPFAYLQIKAIWSHLLRNFELELVSPFPEIDWNAMVVGVKGKVMVHYKRRQLSVN, encoded by the exons ATGGAGGTTAACGACAAGCTTTTGAACACGGGTATTCTCATAGTAGCCACCCTAGTAGTGGCCAAGCTCATATCTTTCCTCATAATGCCTAGATCTAAGAAACGGGTTCCACCAGCAGTCAAAGCCTGGCCGGTAATCGGTGGGCTCCTTCGATTCGTGAAAGGGCCTATGGTGATGCTCCGGGAGGAGTACCCGAAGCTTGGCAGTGTTTTCACATTGAACTTGTTTAACAAGAAGATAACTTTCTTGATTGGGCCTGAGGTTTCATCCCACTTCTTTAAGGCTTCAGAATCAGACCTCAGCCAACAGGAGGTCTATCAGTTCAATGTGCCAACCTTCGGTCCTGGTGTGGTTTTTGATGTGGATTACACTATAAGGCAAGAGCAGTTCCGGTTCTTTACAGAGGCCCTTAGAGTTAATAAACTTAAGGGTTATGTTGATCAGATGGTTACAGAAGCTGAG GACTACTTCTCAAAATGGGGGGATAGTGGTGAGGTGGACCTTAAGTATGAATTGGAGCATCTCATCATCTTGACTGCTAGTAGGTGTCTCTTGGGTCAAGAAGTACGTAATAAACTTTTTGATGATGTTTCTGCACTCTTCCATGATCTTGACAATGGCATGCTCCCTGTCAGTGTTATTTTCCCTTACCTACCTATCCCTGCTCATCGCCGCCGTGACCGAGCTCGAAAGAAGCTTGCAGGAATCTTTGCAAATATCATAGCTTCCCGTAAAAGTGCTGGCAAGTCAGAGAATGACATGTTGCAATGTTTCATTGAATCTAAGTATAAAGATGGTCGCCCAACTACTGAGGCTGAAGTAACTGGCTTACTGATTGCTGCGCTCTTTGCCGGACAGCATACCAGTTCTATCACCTCTACTTGGACTGGTGCCTATCTCCTTCGTCACAAGGAGTTCCTATCTGCTGTGATTGAGGAGCAGAAGCAAATAATGCAAAAGCATGGAAACAAGGTTGATCATGATATCTTATCTGAGATGGACACCTTGTATCGGTGCATTAAGGAAGCTCTGAGACTTCACCCTCCACTGATTATGCTTCTACGTAGTTCACACAGTGATTTTAGTGTAAAAACCCGAGATGGGAAAGAATACGACATCCCAAAGGGTCACATCGTTGCAACATCTCCAGCATTTGCCAACAGGCTTCCTTACATTTACAAGGATCCAGACACATATGATCCCGATAGATTCTCTGTTGGGAGGGAAGAAGACAAGGTAGCTGGGGCTTTCTCATATATTTCCTTTGGAGGTGGCAGGCATGGTTGCCTTGGTGAACCATTTGCTTACCTTCAGATAAAGGCTATATGGAGCCATTTGTTGAGGAACTTTGAATTGGAGCTTGTGTCACCGTTTCCTGAGATTGATTGGAATGCTATGGTGGTTGGTGTGAAAGGAAAGGTGATGGTTCATTACAAGCGGCGACAGCTTTCTGTT